One Nitrospiria bacterium genomic window carries:
- a CDS encoding UPF0182 family protein, translating into MSEELILKKPMIPFPRKLIVFLILFLLILISGGDLLRLYVDWLWFQEIQYEEVFKTTLFTKIQVGLFFGIGFFLILFPNLYWAINRRQNQLWVFLETQFSVPLAPILRPHLNKIVFSVSVLISLLIGIRESTQWKSFLLATHSVPFGLTDSLFQNDFGYYVFQFPFLVHIQSWILSNLFLVTILTAIILTLNQGIQILPQGVSLLRDARVHLFTLGTLILFLKGWGYHLETYQLLFSQRGVVFGAVYADVNALLPVLKVLVWVSLLAGAILLTSAFREGWLLPLGAIGSVLIISIAGASIFPDLLHRLRVAPNEIVKETPYINQNISQTRFAYGLNKIEEKEFPAEENLTKNSLIRNDLTIKNIRLWDHGPLLDTYRQLQQIRPYYDFVDVDNDRYMINGEYRQVMLSPRELSYRNLPGGENWINEHLTYTHGFGATMGPVNRISPEGLPEFIIKDIPPSSDSNIMIKRPQIYYGEITNDYVFVKTKALEFDYPIGDKNQYSNYVGEGGVPISSLLRKLLFSIKFKTIKILLSNDITSESKIMFYRTIRERVNMIAPFFIYDQDPYLVISDEGNLYWIMDGYTTTAQIPYSQPALRNGENYIRNSVKVVIDAYQGTTSFYISDPEDPIVNSFSKIFPVLFKPMEEMPPDLKSHIRYPQDMFKLQANMFATYHMQDPQIFYNKEDLWFIPKKGEKDIDSYYTIMKLPKEDKEEFILMIPYTPARRDNMSAWLAARSDGPHYGKLIVYLFPKQKLIFGPRQIEARIDQDSYISQQLTLWSQRGSQVIRGSLLVIPIEESLLYIQPLYLAAEAGQLPELRRVIVGYGNQLTMEKNLEASLSNIFGGETTERIGSGPSDQPQTSPETDSTIKELIQLAVDHFQKAQTFQKEGNWAEYGEELNRLENVLRELTHHK; encoded by the coding sequence ATGTCAGAAGAACTCATCCTAAAAAAACCAATGATTCCCTTTCCCCGCAAACTCATTGTATTCCTTATTCTCTTCCTCCTAATTCTAATTTCTGGAGGAGACCTCCTTCGCCTGTACGTTGATTGGCTCTGGTTTCAGGAAATTCAATATGAAGAAGTTTTTAAAACCACGCTTTTTACAAAAATTCAAGTGGGATTATTTTTTGGCATCGGTTTCTTTCTGATTCTATTCCCAAACCTTTACTGGGCAATTAATCGTCGCCAAAACCAACTTTGGGTTTTCTTAGAGACCCAATTTTCGGTTCCTCTGGCCCCCATTTTACGCCCTCATTTGAACAAAATCGTTTTTTCTGTTTCGGTTTTAATTTCACTTCTCATTGGAATCAGAGAGTCCACCCAATGGAAAAGTTTTTTACTCGCAACCCATTCTGTTCCCTTTGGCCTTACTGATTCTTTATTTCAAAACGACTTTGGGTATTACGTATTTCAATTTCCCTTTTTGGTCCATATTCAAAGCTGGATTCTATCCAATCTCTTCCTGGTTACCATTTTGACGGCGATTATTCTCACATTAAACCAAGGAATCCAAATTCTTCCACAAGGGGTTTCCCTTCTTCGAGATGCCCGTGTTCACCTTTTTACACTTGGGACTTTGATTCTTTTTTTAAAAGGTTGGGGTTACCATTTAGAGACCTATCAGCTTCTCTTTTCCCAACGGGGAGTGGTATTTGGAGCGGTCTATGCCGATGTCAATGCGCTCCTTCCGGTTCTAAAGGTTTTGGTTTGGGTTTCTCTTTTGGCCGGCGCTATTCTCCTTACCAGTGCCTTTCGAGAAGGGTGGCTCCTTCCCTTAGGGGCCATTGGATCGGTCCTGATTATTTCCATCGCGGGTGCCTCTATTTTTCCAGACCTTCTCCACCGGTTAAGAGTTGCCCCCAATGAAATTGTCAAGGAAACTCCTTATATTAACCAAAATATCAGCCAAACGCGTTTTGCTTACGGCCTGAATAAAATTGAGGAAAAAGAATTCCCTGCCGAAGAAAATCTAACAAAAAACTCTTTGATCCGAAATGATCTCACCATAAAAAATATTCGACTTTGGGACCATGGTCCTCTCTTGGATACCTACCGACAACTCCAACAAATCCGCCCCTACTATGACTTTGTGGATGTGGATAATGACCGTTACATGATCAACGGGGAATACCGCCAGGTAATGCTCTCTCCCAGGGAATTATCCTATCGCAATCTCCCGGGTGGAGAAAACTGGATTAACGAACACCTGACCTACACCCATGGCTTTGGGGCCACCATGGGTCCCGTGAACCGCATATCTCCTGAAGGGCTTCCGGAATTCATCATTAAAGATATTCCCCCTTCCTCTGACTCGAATATCATGATTAAACGACCGCAGATCTACTATGGGGAAATTACAAATGATTATGTTTTTGTAAAAACCAAGGCATTGGAGTTTGATTACCCCATTGGAGACAAAAACCAATATTCTAACTACGTGGGAGAGGGAGGTGTTCCGATTTCATCCCTCCTCAGAAAACTTCTTTTTTCTATTAAATTTAAAACCATTAAAATTCTTCTCTCCAATGATATTACCTCTGAAAGCAAAATCATGTTTTACCGAACCATTCGGGAAAGAGTAAACATGATTGCCCCTTTTTTCATTTATGATCAAGACCCCTATTTGGTGATCTCTGATGAAGGAAACCTTTATTGGATCATGGACGGTTATACAACAACCGCTCAAATTCCTTATTCTCAACCCGCCCTCCGGAACGGGGAAAATTACATTCGAAATTCAGTCAAAGTGGTGATCGATGCTTATCAGGGGACGACCTCTTTTTATATCAGTGATCCTGAAGACCCGATTGTCAATAGTTTCTCAAAAATCTTTCCAGTATTATTCAAACCCATGGAAGAAATGCCACCGGATTTAAAATCACACATCCGCTATCCTCAAGACATGTTTAAACTTCAGGCCAATATGTTTGCCACTTACCATATGCAGGACCCACAAATATTCTATAACAAGGAAGATCTTTGGTTTATTCCCAAAAAAGGGGAAAAGGATATTGATTCCTACTACACCATCATGAAACTTCCCAAAGAAGACAAAGAAGAGTTTATTTTAATGATTCCGTATACCCCAGCCCGGCGAGACAATATGTCCGCTTGGCTGGCAGCACGCTCGGATGGGCCCCATTATGGAAAGTTGATTGTGTATCTATTTCCAAAACAAAAACTTATTTTCGGTCCCCGCCAAATTGAAGCCCGAATTGACCAGGACTCTTATATTTCCCAACAATTAACCCTCTGGAGCCAAAGAGGCTCCCAGGTTATTCGGGGAAGCTTACTGGTCATTCCCATTGAGGAATCCCTTCTTTATATTCAACCCCTCTATCTAGCAGCAGAAGCGGGACAGCTCCCGGAATTAAGGCGTGTTATTGTTGGTTATGGCAACCAGCTTACCATGGAGAAAAACCTTGAAGCCTCCTTAAGCAATATTTTCGGGGGTGAAACTACCGAAAGAATCGGTTCAGGCCCTTCGGATCAACCTCAGACCTCACCTGAAACGGATTCAACGATCAAGGAGTTAATCCAACTGGCGGTAGACCATTTTCAAAAGGCCCAAACTTTCCAAAAAGAAGGAAATTGGGCGGAATATGGAGAAGAACTCAATCGCTTAGAAAATGTTCTAAGAGAACTAACCCACCACAAATAA
- a CDS encoding ATP-binding protein, with translation MNIPEGIQKEYQSFIRDLSLERLRLGCILSFTLVPLSSVLDYLTNPEFFTKFLYIRIICSFIALLIFLTTFWNTSKKYSTILGIILTSVVGISIALMIRYLGHETPYYAGLNLIILAIGLIFPWGLLETAIACTLIYSYYIVPILLFDVINNFAIFANNNVFILETIVIALASSYFSSTLRLREFKSRFELKMINLRLEETKSNLEQAYSKLKELDEVKSKFFSNVSHELRTPLTLILAPLESILKGELGEINFQQNKQIQIMYNNALRLLKLINNLLDLAKIDAGKMELYYNQGNIVEFIKGIVASVSPMAEKKKIHLTFLEGNSVPAFYFDRDKIEKVILNLLFNALKFTESGGNVTVRCEPNRNNKEEVVIDIQDTGIGIAEEDMHKLFSRFSQIDSSSTRRFEGTGVGLALAKEIVELHQGRIWPTSELGNGTTMTFTLPLKLDLTGEGGVVHEDRRKIQKPVLPENRDQDWTKHIHTAAEYSGAGLLIEENTPDPLSHKKPNSDQLTILLVEDNPDMINFIGFHLHEEFNLLKATNGEEGLSLGFQHVPDLIISDVMMPKKNGYELCKEIKGNIRTKHIPIILLTAKADLSMKIEGLEHGADDYLTKPFNAQELKAKVKSLLNQRRLEKEIQLRSEELEATLHALTETQSQLVHSEKMAALGLLVAGIAHEVNNPVSFAKGSLNNLKRSLDDINEHLNTGKEEPVSEETLGDIKNSMGIIKSGLERTEAIIKDLKNFLQKDQIHFKINDLHAGLDSTLNLLKHELGQGIQVEKQYGDIGMVETIPSQLNQVFMNLLQNAIHAIQKKGEKKGEISIKTEKTDQEILICIRDSGTGMKKEVLSHIFEPFFTTKEVGVGTGLGLSVSHRIILNHNGTLEVQSEEGKGSEFKILLPIKQNVKEDSPSLTSASIQLNPSPGNEIHGRGN, from the coding sequence ATGAATATTCCTGAAGGAATCCAAAAGGAATACCAATCATTTATTCGTGACCTTAGCTTGGAACGTTTAAGGCTTGGGTGTATTTTATCCTTTACTCTGGTCCCTCTTTCCTCGGTTTTAGATTATTTAACCAACCCAGAATTCTTTACTAAATTCCTTTATATTCGGATAATTTGTAGTTTTATAGCTCTCTTGATATTTCTAACAACGTTTTGGAATACCTCAAAGAAATATTCAACTATTCTGGGAATAATACTAACCAGTGTTGTGGGAATATCCATTGCTCTAATGATCCGTTATCTTGGACACGAAACCCCTTACTACGCTGGCTTAAATTTAATTATTCTAGCAATTGGTTTAATTTTTCCTTGGGGGCTCTTGGAAACTGCAATTGCCTGTACTTTAATCTATAGTTATTACATTGTTCCAATTCTTTTATTCGATGTCATTAACAATTTCGCTATTTTTGCAAACAATAATGTTTTTATTCTTGAAACCATTGTAATTGCACTTGCCAGCAGTTACTTTAGTTCTACCCTACGGTTAAGGGAATTTAAATCCCGGTTTGAATTAAAAATGATTAATTTGAGATTAGAAGAAACAAAATCAAATTTAGAACAGGCCTATTCCAAACTGAAAGAACTAGATGAAGTGAAATCCAAGTTCTTCTCCAATGTTTCCCATGAATTAAGGACTCCTCTTACCTTAATATTGGCTCCTCTCGAATCCATTCTAAAGGGAGAACTCGGGGAAATCAATTTCCAACAGAACAAACAAATCCAAATCATGTACAATAACGCTTTGAGGCTCCTTAAACTCATTAATAACCTGTTGGATCTTGCAAAAATTGACGCAGGGAAAATGGAGCTTTATTACAACCAAGGAAACATTGTGGAATTTATAAAAGGTATTGTGGCATCGGTTTCCCCAATGGCGGAAAAAAAGAAAATTCATCTAACTTTCTTAGAGGGAAATTCAGTTCCAGCTTTTTATTTTGATCGGGATAAGATCGAAAAAGTCATCTTGAATCTATTGTTTAACGCATTAAAGTTTACTGAATCAGGGGGAAACGTAACCGTTCGATGTGAACCCAACCGTAATAATAAGGAAGAAGTGGTAATCGATATTCAAGACACGGGCATCGGAATTGCCGAAGAAGACATGCACAAACTTTTTTCCCGTTTCTCCCAAATCGATTCCTCTTCCACACGCCGTTTCGAGGGAACCGGCGTAGGGCTGGCCCTGGCCAAGGAAATTGTGGAACTCCATCAAGGTCGAATATGGCCCACCAGTGAATTGGGAAACGGAACCACAATGACCTTTACCCTCCCCTTAAAGCTTGATCTTACGGGAGAGGGGGGAGTCGTTCACGAGGATCGGCGAAAAATCCAAAAACCGGTACTCCCAGAAAACCGGGATCAGGATTGGACCAAACATATTCATACAGCCGCAGAATATAGTGGGGCAGGCCTTCTTATTGAAGAAAATACCCCGGATCCCCTGTCCCATAAAAAGCCGAATTCTGATCAGTTAACGATTCTCCTTGTGGAAGATAATCCAGATATGATCAACTTTATCGGTTTTCACCTCCACGAGGAATTCAACCTCCTAAAGGCGACCAATGGAGAAGAAGGCCTATCTTTGGGGTTCCAGCATGTCCCGGATCTCATCATTTCCGATGTGATGATGCCCAAAAAAAATGGTTATGAATTGTGCAAAGAAATCAAAGGGAATATCAGGACAAAACATATCCCAATTATTTTACTAACAGCCAAGGCGGATCTTTCAATGAAAATTGAAGGACTGGAACATGGAGCAGATGATTACTTAACCAAACCCTTTAATGCACAAGAACTCAAGGCCAAGGTGAAATCTCTTTTAAATCAACGGAGGTTGGAAAAAGAGATTCAGTTAAGAAGCGAGGAATTGGAAGCGACCTTACATGCATTGACCGAAACACAGAGTCAGTTGGTCCATTCGGAAAAAATGGCGGCTTTAGGATTACTGGTTGCTGGAATTGCCCATGAAGTCAATAATCCCGTGAGTTTCGCAAAAGGAAGCCTTAATAACCTGAAAAGATCGCTGGATGACATAAACGAACATCTCAATACAGGTAAAGAAGAACCGGTTTCTGAGGAAACCCTTGGGGATATTAAAAACTCCATGGGAATTATCAAAAGTGGTCTGGAGAGAACAGAAGCCATAATCAAGGACCTAAAAAACTTTTTGCAAAAAGACCAAATTCACTTTAAAATAAACGATCTCCATGCTGGCCTGGACTCCACTTTGAACCTTTTAAAACATGAACTTGGACAAGGGATCCAAGTGGAAAAACAGTATGGAGATATTGGAATGGTTGAAACCATCCCCAGTCAGCTCAATCAAGTTTTCATGAACTTGCTCCAAAATGCCATACACGCCATTCAGAAAAAAGGAGAGAAAAAAGGAGAGATTTCAATTAAAACGGAAAAAACCGACCAGGAAATTTTAATTTGCATCCGGGATTCGGGTACAGGAATGAAAAAGGAGGTTCTCTCCCACATCTTTGAACCCTTTTTCACAACTAAGGAGGTCGGCGTGGGCACAGGTTTAGGACTTTCTGTCAGTCACCGGATCATATTAAATCACAATGGAACCCTAGAGGTCCAAAGCGAAGAGGGAAAGGGAAGTGAGTTTAAAATCTTGCTGCCGATAAAACAAAATGTAAAGGAAGACTCCCCCTCTCTTACGTCCGCCTCTATTCAGTTGAATCCTTCCCCAGGAAATGAGATCCATGGCCGCGGAAATTAA
- a CDS encoding ATP-binding protein gives MAAEINYKEYQILFVDDEEFAQITFKGQFKKEFNISTTGNGEKALDLIEKEEVALVVTDQRMPGMSGVELLKHIKERKPDIVRILLTAYSDMDTVIEAINSGNIYRYLTKPYEEEEVRAALKQGLEKFHLVKERNRLYAEKLETMKKMARTNRLTAIGTFAAGMAHEIRNPLTSINTFITIAPERKDDREFLENFSKIALEDVNRISRLVQEILDYARSSEPKFSEEDLNEIIHSSLFFIGMETEKMDIRIQEDLSLEVPRIILDRQQMKQVLLNLFINAMDAMGKEGGTIQVKTHTTQKNGSDWVQIEVKDTGPGIPEDSLEHIFDPFYTTKHDSKDREGTGLGLAIVHQIIQEHGGSIEVKSEMGKGTSFIINLPVNPLLHRKAKPPMQL, from the coding sequence ATGGCCGCGGAAATTAATTATAAAGAATACCAAATTCTTTTTGTGGATGATGAAGAATTTGCACAAATTACCTTTAAAGGGCAATTTAAAAAGGAATTTAACATTAGCACAACCGGGAATGGGGAAAAAGCCTTAGATTTAATTGAAAAAGAGGAAGTTGCATTGGTTGTAACCGATCAACGGATGCCGGGAATGAGCGGTGTTGAACTCCTAAAGCACATAAAAGAAAGAAAACCTGATATCGTTCGAATCCTTCTCACTGCTTACTCAGATATGGACACCGTAATTGAAGCAATCAACTCAGGAAACATTTATCGCTATTTAACCAAACCTTATGAAGAGGAAGAGGTAAGGGCGGCTCTGAAACAGGGGTTAGAAAAATTTCACCTTGTAAAAGAGCGAAATAGATTATATGCTGAAAAACTGGAGACTATGAAGAAAATGGCCCGGACCAATCGTCTCACTGCCATTGGAACCTTTGCAGCAGGAATGGCCCATGAAATACGAAACCCCTTGACCTCTATTAATACATTTATTACCATTGCTCCGGAAAGAAAAGATGATCGAGAATTCCTTGAAAATTTTAGTAAAATTGCCCTTGAGGATGTCAACAGGATTTCACGTTTGGTTCAGGAAATTTTGGATTATGCCCGTTCATCTGAACCTAAATTTTCTGAAGAAGACTTAAACGAAATCATTCATTCTTCTTTATTTTTCATTGGGATGGAAACAGAAAAAATGGATATCCGAATCCAGGAAGATCTTTCTTTAGAGGTACCTAGGATAATTTTGGACCGCCAACAAATGAAACAGGTTCTTTTAAACCTATTCATTAATGCAATGGATGCGATGGGCAAAGAGGGGGGAACGATCCAAGTAAAAACCCACACCACTCAAAAAAACGGGTCCGATTGGGTCCAAATCGAAGTAAAGGATACCGGGCCTGGGATCCCTGAAGACTCATTAGAACATATTTTTGATCCTTTTTATACAACCAAGCATGACAGTAAAGACAGAGAGGGGACTGGATTAGGGTTGGCCATTGTCCATCAAATCATTCAAGAACACGGTGGTTCTATTGAAGTTAAAAGCGAAATGGGAAAAGGAACTTCCTTTATCATAAACCTTCCGGTCAATCCTCTCCTTCATCGAAAAGCAAAACCACCAATGCAGTTATAG
- a CDS encoding histidine kinase dimerization/phospho-acceptor domain-containing protein, whose product MSALQESLQVFKTAPLSQPLNLLFVYPDPEFSFLTRKILSADGAVFEAGTAREAQTLIQAHTFQIAVICKLGDQPPSHDSLDLIIHLIDQHPDIFIYFFSDLPLEGPFKEYQQGGIINQISTSMDQIKLIQDLAKRIGIKDWKQKLFSFTEPLPPYGKHIFPSEISENFFQNSLPNEVEEISFQNIADEPLFPTFLKQEKREMIPPIEIPKFSNHKLQFQDNFTTSEKQLFFKFSDPTRLINFFTLEIAHKIKNPLVAIKTFTELLKDNFNDQGFREEFYPIVKNEIGKIDQTVESLIEFSEHLDTLTPHSNLLQILENQVKAVNQEGQGKMKISPPLQTLSPFLIDESKASYTFKLLFNAIKENLGGLHDIEIQTEPLLSESPPGGLVITILFPPKNSVSGPLKGLDLILAQWFIESLNGQIKEDTIGTRSVFKVIFYPSLKETTERFFSHSQEPMCDRRQHSFPLAFKDRRNSERRIKWLPISFGDRRGSP is encoded by the coding sequence GTGTCTGCACTTCAGGAGAGCTTACAGGTTTTTAAAACTGCCCCCCTTTCCCAACCCCTTAACCTTTTGTTCGTTTACCCTGACCCAGAATTCTCTTTCCTAACCCGTAAAATTCTATCTGCCGATGGGGCAGTTTTTGAGGCAGGGACTGCCCGCGAGGCCCAAACTTTAATTCAAGCACACACCTTTCAAATTGCGGTCATATGTAAACTTGGGGACCAGCCCCCTTCTCACGATTCCTTAGATTTAATCATCCATTTAATCGATCAACACCCCGATATTTTCATATACTTTTTTTCCGACCTACCGTTGGAGGGACCCTTCAAGGAATATCAACAGGGGGGCATTATAAATCAAATTTCAACCTCTATGGATCAAATAAAACTAATTCAAGATCTTGCCAAAAGGATCGGAATAAAAGATTGGAAACAGAAACTGTTTTCATTTACGGAACCTCTTCCCCCTTATGGAAAACACATTTTTCCATCTGAAATTTCAGAAAACTTTTTTCAAAACTCTCTCCCCAATGAGGTTGAAGAAATTTCTTTTCAAAACATTGCGGATGAACCCCTTTTCCCAACTTTTTTAAAACAGGAAAAGAGGGAAATGATACCCCCTATCGAAATCCCAAAATTTTCTAACCATAAATTGCAATTCCAGGATAATTTCACTACCTCTGAAAAACAACTCTTTTTCAAATTTTCGGACCCGACCCGTTTAATCAATTTCTTCACCCTGGAAATAGCCCACAAAATCAAAAACCCTCTGGTTGCCATCAAAACCTTTACCGAGCTTTTGAAAGATAACTTTAATGATCAAGGTTTTAGAGAAGAATTTTATCCAATCGTCAAAAATGAAATCGGAAAAATTGATCAAACCGTGGAATCTCTAATCGAATTTTCTGAACACCTAGACACGTTAACACCCCATTCCAATTTACTTCAAATTTTGGAGAACCAGGTTAAGGCCGTTAACCAAGAGGGGCAGGGAAAAATGAAGATATCCCCTCCATTACAGACGCTTTCCCCGTTTTTGATTGATGAATCAAAAGCCTCTTATACCTTTAAACTTCTATTCAATGCCATTAAGGAAAACCTGGGGGGGCTCCACGATATTGAAATCCAGACGGAACCATTACTTTCTGAATCCCCTCCTGGAGGATTAGTGATTACAATACTTTTCCCCCCAAAAAATTCCGTATCTGGGCCATTAAAGGGGTTAGACCTGATTTTGGCCCAATGGTTTATCGAAAGCCTAAACGGTCAAATCAAAGAAGATACCATCGGCACCCGTTCTGTTTTTAAGGTTATTTTCTATCCCTCTCTGAAGGAAACCACGGAAAGGTTTTTTTCACACTCCCAGGAACCCATGTGTGATCGCCGTCAACACTCATTCCCATTAGCGTTTAAAGATCGCAGAAATTCCGAAAGGCGCATTAAATGGCTTCCCATTTCTTTCGGAGATCGGCGAGGGTCTCCCTAA